Within the Leptospira stimsonii genome, the region GCTTGTATCAGAAAGAACTCGGGAGCGACAAAGGTAGCCGCGCTCTACGGAATTTTAGGAGCGATCCTTTTTATTCTTGCGGGTCTTGTAATCGGAACGACCGGGTCTCGAGGACCGATTTTGAACGTGGATATTTTTCATATCGTTCTTTCGGTCGCTGTCTATTCTCTGGGAGTTTCCTTAAAAAGGCTAAGCTGAATCATTCTTCCTAAAATCTTAGGATATTTTAAATTTAGAATATTCTAAGATTAAGAAGGAATTTGTTCCGAAACCTGAGTCACCCAGGAAGCGTAGTAGTTCGCAAGAGTTCTTAAAAACATCAAATCCAATTCGTTTTCGTCCTTTAGGATCTTTACCGCATTCGTGAATTGAACCCTGAATTCCGTAAGTGGGGTCGCCTCAACGATCACTCGTTTCATGGAGGAAGCGTTGTCTTCCATCCCGTATTCTTGCGCCCATTTCTCGATTAAATTCCCGCAATTGTATTTTTTGGAAAGAAGAAGCTGAGCCAAAATGTGACGAAACATACTTTCAATCGAAGTGATCGTAATATCCTTATGAAGGATCGATATCTCGGTGATAATGTCGTCTTTTTTATCGATCACAACCTTTGTGTTTCCGATCTTATTGAAAATTTTTGAGAGATCGTTGTAGGCTTTAAAATTCTTGAGGATGTTTTCCCGATCCTTCATGTTTACGCTTCTTTCGTTTTCGGGAAGATTCATCTCGTTCAAAATCGTTTCAATGACGAGAAAGATGATATCAAAGGAGAATTGTGTGGACTTTCCCACAAAGTAAAGGATCTCGTTTTGAAAAGAAGCGTGAATTCCGTTGAAGAACAGTTCCAGTTTATCCGGAGAAAGGGTTGTGGAAGTTCTATAAAGATTGATCATATCCTTAGCGAACTTCGCTCGATCCAAAATGGGAAAAAGTTCCGGGTGATTGGTATGGGTTCTTAAAAACGTTTCTTTAAGAACTTTAACGGCGCCTTGTCTGACCTCGTCCGTTCTGTAAAGGACTCGATAAAGAAGAACCGAAAGTTCGCGGGAAGTTTTTTTCGATTTGAGAATCTTAAGATCAGACTCGTCAAGATTCGTAGACTTTGGAGGATTCTGGCTTTGCGCTTCTGCCATGGGCTTCTTTTTGGAACAATTGGTATGCCAATGCTGATCGTAAAAAAAGAAAAGTAAAGCGAAATTGAAGAGCAATTTATATTTACATTGCTTTTTAACGCTTCTTCCGTAATTTACCCGATCGAGATGAAAATAATCGGTTCCGAAAATAAAGTCAATTATGGCGTTTTTGATGGTCCAGTTGAATTCAATTATAAGGAATTTCAACTGCTCGATTTCTTTGGAAAAGAGATAAGCGGCTTAAAGAAGCGTTTTGCTTTTAAAAGATTCAATTACATAGGAATCATAACCGAAGAATTCCTAATCGGTTTTGCCGCGGTAAGTCTAGGTTACGTGTATAACGTATTCGCGTACCTTTATCACTATAAAGACGGGATTCTCTATGAGTTCGATACGAAAGGATTGGATCTTGGAAGTTCCTTATTATTCCCGGCGAACCCGGACGAGTACAAGATTCAATTTAAGAAAGGGGCTTCCTTTCTTTCCATCGAGAAGTCGCATTCGAAAGGAAAGCTTCTCGTGGATGCATTCCTTGGGAAGAAACTTCGGTTTAAATTTTCCGCGGATTACGGTTTAAAAACCCATTCTCCATTGAGGGTGTTAAATCCCTCCGAACCGACCCATTGGACCTTTACCGAAAAATGTTCACCGCTGATACCGAGTTCCCTCGAGCTTTCCTTTCAAGACCGTCCTCTCGTTTTCGATCCTAAAAAAGTCACTGTCCTTTACGATTGGTCCGGAGGATATCTTAGAAGGGAAACCAATTGGTATTGGGCGGCGTTTAGTTCGATTCTTCCCGACAATACGAAGATCGGCGCAAACTTTGCGGCTCTGGTAAACGAATCGTTCTTTTCCGAGAACGCATATTGGATCGATCACGATAGGCAGAGGGTTCCTCGGTTGATTTTTGATTTTTCTCAGAAAGATCCATATAAACCTTGGAAAATATACGATGAGGAAGGATTGGTGGAGTTGGACTTTGTTCCCGAAGGGGAACGAAAAGATAAGATGAATTTGATCTTTTCAAAATTATATTTTAGACAATTTGTGGGAAAATTTTCCGGAAGATTTAGGACGACAAAGGGAAAAGAAGTAACATTTAAGGATGTTTACGGATTTACCGAATTTCATCGATCGCTTTGGTAGAATTCTTCCGCGTAAAGAATATTAAATTTTATGAATGTGTATGTTCCGGTTTCCTGTGATTTTTACGACCGATTGGAGGAATTCGTCTTAAGGAAAAGAACGGTCTCCTTAGAAATTTCCGAAACACCGGAATTCCCTCTGCGAACATTGGAAAAGGTAAGAATCCTCGATCTCGTTTCTTCAAACAGAGAAGAGTTTGCCGTTCTGGAAAGTGGGGAAAAAATACGTCTTGATTATATTCTCAAGGTTCTTCCCTAAAGAGTTTCAAATAAGAATTCCTAAAACGAAACGAAGATGAATTCGAAATCGTTTCCGAGCGAAAAGACGCGCCTTGCAAAAAAAAAGAAATGAATAAAAAGAGAATTTT harbors:
- a CDS encoding LIC_13029 family protein — its product is MAEAQSQNPPKSTNLDESDLKILKSKKTSRELSVLLYRVLYRTDEVRQGAVKVLKETFLRTHTNHPELFPILDRAKFAKDMINLYRTSTTLSPDKLELFFNGIHASFQNEILYFVGKSTQFSFDIIFLVIETILNEMNLPENERSVNMKDRENILKNFKAYNDLSKIFNKIGNTKVVIDKKDDIITEISILHKDITITSIESMFRHILAQLLLSKKYNCGNLIEKWAQEYGMEDNASSMKRVIVEATPLTEFRVQFTNAVKILKDENELDLMFLRTLANYYASWVTQVSEQIPS
- a CDS encoding DUF2804 domain-containing protein; translated protein: MKIIGSENKVNYGVFDGPVEFNYKEFQLLDFFGKEISGLKKRFAFKRFNYIGIITEEFLIGFAAVSLGYVYNVFAYLYHYKDGILYEFDTKGLDLGSSLLFPANPDEYKIQFKKGASFLSIEKSHSKGKLLVDAFLGKKLRFKFSADYGLKTHSPLRVLNPSEPTHWTFTEKCSPLIPSSLELSFQDRPLVFDPKKVTVLYDWSGGYLRRETNWYWAAFSSILPDNTKIGANFAALVNESFFSENAYWIDHDRQRVPRLIFDFSQKDPYKPWKIYDEEGLVELDFVPEGERKDKMNLIFSKLYFRQFVGKFSGRFRTTKGKEVTFKDVYGFTEFHRSLW